CTTCATCGGAGGCTGGGAAAGTGCGCGAATTACTGAAGAGTTATCTGAATCAGCGTGTGCTCTTTTACGAAAGCCGCGATCGGGGCCAGCTTGCGCACATCAACGCAGATACGGCTCGGCTCCAGGACCAGATGTGGTCCACGGTTCAAGCCGCTGCTAACGCCAAGCCATCGCCCATTATCGCTCTCACGGTCGCCGGCATGAACGATGTGCTGAATTCGCAGGGATACACTCAGGCTGCCTGGTGGAATCGCATTCCCATGGCGGCGTGGGGCTTAATGTTAGCCATAGCCATGTTATGCAACCTGTTGGTCGGGTACGGGAGTAAGAGATCTGACAGGCTCGTTTTGTCGGTCCTGCCATTGGCACTGTCAATTTCATTTTTTCTGATTGCCGACATTGATAGCCCGCGCGGTGGGGTCATTCACGTAATGCCGCAAAACCTGGTAAGCCTCTCAGAATCCCTGCATGCGCAATAGGAAAGCACAACTCCTGCACCAGGCGGCAGCTAATCTGAACTAGATTCAGGCTGCAGCATTTGTTGAACTCTAGTTATTAATTCATGGGCGGAAAATGGCTTACTAAGAAACTCGCTGTCTGGAGCCAGGGTTTTGCTGGCAATGAGTCTTTCCCGACTGAAGCCGGAGATGGTCAGGGTCAAGGTATTCGGCCAACGGGCGGCGATATATCCCTTAAGGTCCTCTCCACTCATCCCCGGTGCATTGACGTCGGTCAGCAACAGGTCCAGAGGTGCGGATCTATGCTCGAGCAAGGTTAGGGCGGCACTGCCATCCGACGCTTCCCATACCTGGTACCCTTGCCCGCGCAGCACGCCAACGATCATGGTGCGGGTTTCAGGATCGTCTTCGATTACCAGGATCGAACGCCGGACATTTTGTTGGGCTGCAGCCGCAACCTGCGTCGTGTTGGAGTCGACTCGCGGCAGATAGATCTTGAATGTGCTTCCCTGTCCCGGCTCGCTGTAAACCCAAATGAAGCCTCGACTCTGTTTGACGATCCCATATACTGTCGCCATCCCCAGCCCAGTCCCCCCAGCGTTTTCCCTGGTGGTGAAGAAAGGCTCGAAGATATGTGTCTGGGTATGCGCATCCATGCCGACTCCGCTGTCGGCGATTGTTAATAGGACGTAGGCCCCGGGTGTCACTTGCTCGTGTTGACGGCAATATTCCTCATCCAGCTCTGCATTGCTGCTTTCAAAGGTCAGCGTTCCGCCCGTAGGCATGGCTTCACGGCTATTCACAGCCAGATTGACCAGCATCTGGCTGAACTGCCCCGGATCGACGCGCACAAAAGCGTTTTCTGCTTGCAAGCGGACGTTCACTTCGATGTCTTCGCCGATCAGGGGGCGGAGCAATTGCAGCGTGTCAGTCACCGCCTGGTTGATGTCCAGAATCTTGAGTTGCATCACCTGACGGCGACTGAAAGCCAGCAATTGGTGAATGGTGAGTGCGGCTTTGTCAGAAGCTCCCAGAATACCTTCGGTATAGCCTCTCAGCTGATCGTCATCGGGCAAGCGGCGCAGTATCAATTCGGCATAACCGCGGATGGCGGTGAGCATGTTATTGAAGTCATGAGCTACGCCACCTGCCAGCCGTCCTACTGCCTCCAGGCGTTGCGATGAGATAAGTTGTTTCTCCAACTTCTTGCGTTCCGTGACATCGCGCAGAATGGTGAGATGGAAGCCGGGACGGAAATTCATGGTGATGCTGTATTCGACATGCCTGGTTTGTCCGCTCTGCGTACGAAAAACCGCTTCTCCTTCTGCAGGGCCGCCCTCCAGGAGGCGTTGATA
The Terriglobales bacterium DNA segment above includes these coding regions:
- a CDS encoding PAS domain S-box protein, with translation MAEHVKPDAGLGAISSPIDPGLAQRFLDLINTIVIIGDEAGRIVYVSPGVERILGYSPPELLGEGAWLIPRLDPEQLRVQREYVARAARGEIPPRHEAYESCMTSKEGSPRWIVWRDSKGPGNLLIGVGQDITPLRMADEEVRKKQEEFEAIFHHASDSIMIFDEQENHIDVNPAACRLLGMPREQIINQKLGSLSTVTLDMHALYQRLLEGGPAEGEAVFRTQSGQTRHVEYSITMNFRPGFHLTILRDVTERKKLEKQLISSQRLEAVGRLAGGVAHDFNNMLTAIRGYAELILRRLPDDDQLRGYTEGILGASDKAALTIHQLLAFSRRQVMQLKILDINQAVTDTLQLLRPLIGEDIEVNVRLQAENAFVRVDPGQFSQMLVNLAVNSREAMPTGGTLTFESSNAELDEEYCRQHEQVTPGAYVLLTIADSGVGMDAHTQTHIFEPFFTTRENAGGTGLGMATVYGIVKQSRGFIWVYSEPGQGSTFKIYLPRVDSNTTQVAAAAQQNVRRSILVIEDDPETRTMIVGVLRGQGYQVWEASDGSAALTLLEHRSAPLDLLLTDVNAPGMSGEDLKGYIAARWPNTLTLTISGFSRERLIASKTLAPDSEFLSKPFSAHELITRVQQMLQPESSSD